In Opitutaceae bacterium TAV5, one genomic interval encodes:
- a CDS encoding glycosyl hydrolase: protein MKIDNTLTPAKLLKKTDRVFDLAGRKIDLINKTWDSANGTPVFTVRGKYTSRGWTEWTQGFQFGMAFLQYDATGDEKYLKLGREKTLRYMASHVSHVGVHDHGFNNVSTYGNLRRLMLEGQIPFNQDELNYAELALKVSGAVQAARYATTNQTAPWSPVVGKGRAPVGVVPSGYIYSFNGPQSLFADTIRSMRALVVAHQLGHVLMGEGDKPINLLHRAIEHAATTARFNVFYGQGRDSYDVRGRVAHESIFNRNDGQFRCSSTQQGYSAFTTWTRGAAWIICGYPEQLEFLDTIKGSELDAVGGRRAVTDLFVETARATADYYIDGYSARDGIPYWDSCALNTHKLGDFTAKPADPFNPWEPVDSSAAAIAAQGFIRLGFWLQSKGDKAAGKRYVQAGLTVANTLFGDAYLSTDPKHQGLLLHSVYHRPNGWDHVPKGQKVPCGESSMWGDYHAMELALLIKRIAEGGYLTFF, encoded by the coding sequence ATGAAAATCGACAACACCCTCACCCCGGCCAAACTCCTCAAGAAGACCGATCGCGTGTTCGATCTCGCCGGCCGGAAGATCGACCTCATCAACAAAACCTGGGACTCCGCCAACGGCACCCCCGTCTTCACCGTCCGCGGCAAATACACCTCGCGCGGCTGGACCGAGTGGACGCAGGGTTTCCAGTTCGGCATGGCGTTTCTCCAGTACGACGCCACCGGCGACGAGAAGTACCTGAAACTCGGCCGCGAAAAAACCCTCCGCTACATGGCCTCGCACGTCTCGCACGTCGGCGTGCATGACCACGGCTTCAACAACGTCTCCACCTACGGCAACCTCCGCCGCCTCATGCTCGAGGGGCAGATTCCCTTCAACCAGGACGAACTCAACTACGCCGAACTCGCGCTTAAAGTCTCCGGCGCCGTCCAGGCCGCCCGCTACGCCACCACCAACCAGACCGCCCCCTGGTCCCCCGTCGTCGGCAAGGGCCGCGCCCCCGTCGGTGTCGTGCCCTCCGGATACATCTACTCGTTCAACGGCCCGCAGTCGCTCTTCGCCGACACGATCCGCTCCATGCGCGCGCTCGTCGTCGCCCACCAGCTCGGCCACGTGCTCATGGGCGAAGGCGACAAGCCGATCAACCTCCTCCACCGCGCCATCGAACACGCCGCCACCACCGCCCGCTTCAACGTGTTCTACGGCCAGGGCCGCGACAGCTACGACGTGCGCGGACGCGTCGCCCACGAATCCATTTTCAATCGCAACGACGGCCAGTTCCGCTGCTCCTCCACGCAGCAGGGCTACTCCGCCTTCACCACCTGGACGCGCGGCGCCGCCTGGATCATCTGCGGTTATCCGGAACAGCTCGAATTCCTCGACACGATCAAGGGCAGCGAACTCGACGCCGTCGGCGGACGCCGCGCCGTGACCGACCTCTTTGTCGAGACCGCCCGCGCCACCGCCGACTACTACATCGACGGCTACTCCGCCAGGGATGGCATTCCTTACTGGGACAGTTGCGCGCTCAACACGCACAAACTCGGCGACTTCACCGCCAAACCCGCCGATCCCTTCAACCCGTGGGAACCGGTGGACAGCTCCGCCGCCGCCATTGCCGCGCAGGGTTTCATCCGCCTCGGCTTCTGGCTCCAGTCGAAAGGCGACAAGGCCGCCGGCAAACGCTACGTGCAGGCCGGCCTCACCGTGGCGAACACGCTCTTCGGCGACGCCTACCTCTCCACCGATCCGAAGCACCAGGGTCTGCTTCTGCACAGCGTCTATCACCGCCCCAACGGCTGGGATCACGTGCCGAAGGGCCAAAAAGTCCCCTGTGGCGAATCCTCGATGTGGGGCGACTACCACGCGATGGAGCTCGCGCTCCTGATCAAGCGTATCGCCGAAGGCGGCTACCTGACGTTCTTCTGA